A section of the Sphaerobacter thermophilus DSM 20745 genome encodes:
- a CDS encoding uroporphyrinogen decarboxylase family protein, whose translation MAFVEEMTKTERIMAAVNGEEVDRVPVCFWHHFRPEGSGRRLAEATFNFFEATFDLDILKIMPDIPYPFPRRSITKPDDWLLVEPIDQERSRYFTQRAMAIRALRDMVGFDVPIIMTVFSPLAEAMYAAESRDLFLRHLQEHPTFVHQALATYAQNLRAHIQDCIDAGADGVFFALQGCTSAIMSRELYREVGRPYDLLALQGAIDGWLNVLHVHGDRDLFFDDVLDYPVQVLSWSDRLAGPSLREARTKTSKCLMGGWHEFGALSNGPVEKIREEAQDAIRQTGGRKFILANGCSVPDDTDYQWLHAAREIVNDLAVE comes from the coding sequence ATGGCATTCGTCGAGGAGATGACCAAGACCGAGCGCATCATGGCCGCCGTCAACGGCGAAGAGGTTGACCGCGTCCCCGTCTGTTTCTGGCACCACTTCCGCCCCGAGGGGTCCGGGCGCCGGCTGGCTGAGGCTACCTTCAACTTCTTCGAGGCCACCTTCGACCTCGACATCCTCAAGATCATGCCGGATATCCCCTACCCGTTCCCACGCCGCTCGATCACCAAGCCGGATGACTGGCTGCTGGTCGAGCCGATCGACCAGGAGCGCTCGCGTTACTTCACCCAGCGCGCCATGGCCATCCGGGCACTCCGCGACATGGTCGGCTTCGATGTGCCGATCATCATGACGGTGTTCAGCCCCCTGGCGGAGGCAATGTACGCCGCCGAATCGCGCGACCTGTTCCTGCGGCACCTCCAGGAGCACCCCACCTTCGTCCACCAGGCGCTGGCGACCTACGCCCAGAACCTGCGCGCCCACATCCAGGACTGCATTGACGCCGGTGCCGACGGCGTCTTCTTCGCGCTGCAGGGCTGCACGAGCGCCATCATGAGCCGCGAGCTGTACCGCGAGGTGGGACGCCCGTATGACCTCCTCGCCCTCCAGGGCGCGATCGACGGCTGGCTGAACGTGCTCCACGTGCACGGCGACCGCGACCTGTTCTTCGACGACGTGCTCGACTATCCGGTCCAGGTGCTGAGCTGGAGCGACCGCCTCGCCGGCCCCAGCCTGCGCGAGGCCCGCACCAAGACCAGCAAGTGCCTGATGGGTGGCTGGCACGAGTTCGGCGCCCTCTCGAACGGGCCGGTGGAGAAGATTCGTGAGGAGGCCCAGGACGCCATCCGCCAGACCGGCGGGCGCAAGTTCATCCTGGCCAACGGCTGCTCCGTGCCCGACGACACGGACTACCAGTGGCTCCACGCCGCCCGCGAGATCGTCAACGACCTGGCGGTGGAGTAG